CGTTAATTTTCAGCATAACTCAGATTTAGGTATAAAATTTGTATATCTTTACTGAACTGTAAAAGTTTGTTTAAAGATACAATATATACATAAATAAAAGATTATGAAAAAGATTTTACCAGCATTACTTTTGATTTGTGGTAGCGTAGCAACGGCACAGGCGCAGCTTTTGCCAGGGTTTGAGGTGGGTGTAAAAGGAGGCTTGAACTTCTCTAAACTTAAAAGCGATGGAAAATATTTCAATTCTGACACGAAAGCAGGCTACCAAGCAGGTCTTTATGGACGTGTTGGTGTATTGGGATTCCATATTCAGCCTGAGGTTTACTTAACAGGTAAAAACACGACAGTGAAAGCAGAAAATGGCGAATCGACAGATGTAAAATTTACAACGGTCGATGTTCCAGTATTATTAGGCAAACGCTTTGGTTTAGGTCCGATTGGAGCAAGGATTCAAACTGGCCCAATATTTTCATTTAAAGTCGATGACAAGCAAGATAAAGTCATTGACCAATTGAACCCAAATAACTACAAAAAAAGTGGTACATCTTGGGCGTTTGGTGTAGGCGCTGATATTTCAAGCTTGCGTGTAGATCTACGTTACGAAATGGGCCTAAACAAAATCAACAACGAAAGTCAGGCAAATCCAAAAATCAACATGTGGAGTATCGGTTTAGGGTATAGATTATTCAGTATTCTATAGTACTTTAACCACTGTTCATATACCGTTAGAAAGTCCGTTTTGAATAAAAACGGACTTTTTATTTCAATAAACTTTAGAACCGTTCTAAATTGTTGCTTTTTCTTGTCAAAATGGTATCATATTTAATAGCAAATAGTAGATTTGCCTAATTAAAATTAAATTACAAGGATAATGAGTAAATCAAAGCCAGTTTTCAGTTCTTCGATTGGGAAGAAGCTAATCATGAGCTTAACAGGAATCTTCCTATGTTTATTCCTAGTTGTTCACTTGGTTGGTAACTTGCAATTATTTAAAGATGATGCGGGTCTAGCGTTCAACAAGTACGCCTATTTTATGACTCACTTTACACCAATCAAAGTTGTTTCTTACTTATTGTATGCTTCGGTAATTGTTCACGTCATCTACGCTATTACATTGTCGATGAAAAACAAGGCCGCTCGTCCTATTGGTCATGCCAAATATGATGGTCAAGCAAACAGCAAGTGGAATTCACGCAACATGGGTATTTTAGGTACTGTCATTTTAGTATTCTTAGCTACGCACATGTCTAATTTTTGGTGGAAGTTTCACAATGATGAAGTGCCGTACATCGAATACCGTACTGATTTGGCAACTGGACAAACCACAGCGCGCGAACTTCAAGCTTCTGAATTCCACGACTACCAAGAAACGGTAGAAAACAATGTTCAAATCTTGAAAGCGAGAGATTTGTACAAACAAGTTGACTTTGCATTCAAAAATGTTGCATTGGTAGCTTTGTATGTGATTGCTATGGCAGCTTTGGCGTTCCACTTAATTCATGGTTTCCAATCTGCATTCCAAACTCTAGGTTTTAACCACAGAAGATATATTGGAATCATCAGAGCAATCGGTGTTTGGGTATTTGGGGTATTAATTCCAATTGGCTTTGCAATAATGCCGTTGTTTTTCTTCTTTAAATAATTCGGAATCTTTTAAGATAAAGCTTAGGTTTTATCGATCAATATAAAATTAAGAGATATGTTAGATTCAAAAGTACCAGCGGGCCCATTAGCCCAAAAGTGGTCAAATCATAAATTTAATCTTAAGTTGGTTAACCCTGCTAACAAACGTAAATTTACCGTTATTGTTGTTGGTACAGGTCTTGCTGGTGCATCTGCAGCAGCATCTTTAGCTGAATTAGGATATAATGTAATTACATTCTGTTATCAAGATTCACCTCGTCGTGCACACTCTATTGCAGCACAAGGTGGTATTAATGCAGCAAAGAGCTACCAAAATGATGGTGACTCTGTTTTCCGCTTATTTTATGACACCATCAAAGGTGGTGACTACCGTTCACGCGAAGCAAACGTTTATCGTTTGGCTGAAGTATCTGTAAACATCATCGACCAATGTGTTGCTCAAGGTGTTCCATTTGCACGTGAATACGGAGGTTTATTAGACAACCGTTCTTTCGGTGGTGCACAGGTAAGCCGTACGTTTTATGCCCGTGGTCAAACTGGACAACAATTGTTGTTGGGTGCTTATTCAGCATTAAACCGCCAGATTAAAAAAGGAAAAGTAAAATCTTATACTCGTCATGAGATGTTAGACCTTGTTATGATCGATGGTCATGCTAAAGGTATCGTAACTCGTGACCTAGTTTCAGGTAAAATCGAAACTCATGCTGCACATGCAGTATTGATGTGTACTGGTGGTTATGGTAACGTATTCTTCTTGTCTACAAATGCAATGGGATGTAACGTTACAGCAGCATGGAGAGCACACAAACGTGGTGCTTATTTTGCGAACCCTTGTTATACTCAAATTCACCCAACGTGTATCCCGGTAACAGGAGATCACCAATCTAAATTGACATTGATGTCAGAGTCTTTACGTAATGACGGCCGTGTATGGGTTCCTAAAACTCAAGAAATGGCAGAAAGATTACGTAAAGGTGAGATCAAAGCCAATGATATCAAAGAAGACGACAGAGATTATTTCTTGGAGCGTAAATACCCTTCATTCGGTAACTTGGTACCGCGTGACGTGGCCTCTCGTAATGCAAAAGAAGCTGTTGATGATGGTCGTGGTGTTGGTAAAACAGGTTTCGCTGTATTCTTGGATTTTAAAGAAGCTATCGGTCGTCTAGGCGAAGATGCAGTACGTGCTAAATACGGTAACTTATTTGACATGTACTACCAAATCACTGATGAGAACCCTTATAAACAACCAATGCGTATCTACCCTGCTGTTCACTACACAATGGGTGGTGTATGGGTTGATTACAACTTGATGACTACAATCCCCGGTTTGTATGCTTTAGGTGAGTGTAACTTCTCTGACCACGGTGCAAACCGTTTAGGTGCTTCGGCATTGATGCAAGGTCTTGCAGACGGTTATTTCGTAATCCCTTACACTGTGGGTGATTACTTAGCTAAATTAGGTTCATTCGCACCAGTTGATCATACCCATCCTGCTTTCGAGACTACTCGTAAAGAAGTTGAAGATAAAATCAACAAATTGTTGTCGTTAAACGGTACACAAACTGTTGATGATATCCACAAAAAATTAGGTCTCATCATGTGGGAATATTGTGGTATGGCTCGTACAGCTGAAGGATTACAAAAAGCACAAGGTTTGATCCAAGAATTGAAAAAAGAATTCTGGACAAACGTTAGAGTTCTTGGAGAGAACGAAGAATTAAATCTTTCTTTAGAAAAAGCTGGTCGCGTAGCAGACTTCTTAGAGTTAGGTGAGTTAATGGTTGTTGATGCATTGCAACGTGCTGAGTCTTGTGGTGGTCACTTCCGTCTTGAAAGCCAAACTGAAGAAGGTGAAGCAAAACGTAACGATGATGAATTCGCCTATGTATCTGCTTGGGAATACAAAGGAGACAATGTACCTGAGGAATTACACAAGGAAGATTTGGTATTCGAGAACGTTCAGTTAACACAAAGAAGTTATAAATAAGAAGGAAAATTATCATGGCACAACATATGAATTTAACGCTGAAAGTTTGGCGTCAAAAAAATGATAAAGATAAAGGTCAATTTGTAACTTATCAGGCAAACAATATCGCTGATGATATGTCTTTCTTAGAGATGCTTGATATTGTCAATGAAGAATTGACTCGTAAAGGAGAAGATCCTGTATATTTCGATCACGACTGTCGTGAAGGGATCTGCGGGATGTGTTCATTAGTAATCAACGGTCGCCCCCACGGTCCTAAAGAAGGTACAACAACATGTCAATTGCACATGCGTAGCTTCCACGACGGACAAACTATCGTAATTGAACCATGGAGAGCTGCTGCATTCCCGGTATTGAAAGACCTTGCAGTTGACCGTACTGCTTTTGACCGCATTCAACAAGCCGGAGGATATGTAAATATCAATACTGGCGGTGTTCCTGATGCGAATGTTATTCCTATTCCTAAACGTATTGCTGACGAAGCTTTCGAATCGGCAACATGTATCGGTTGTGGTGCTTGTGTTGCAGCCTGTAAAAATGCTTCTGCAATGTTATTCGTATCTGCAAAAGTATCTCAATTTGCCTTGTTACCACAAGGTCAAACCGAGCGTTACGAACGTGCACAGGCAATGGTAGATCAAATGGACGCAGAAGGTTTCGGTAACTGTACAAACACGGGAGCTTGCGAAGCAGAATGTCCTGTAGGCATCAAATTAACAAACATTGCTCGTTTAAACCGTGAGTATTTGACTGCTAAAATCTTCCGTCAAGAAGAGCCTCACGTTTAGTTGCATTTTCCATCTTCTGTGGTTTCGTTAGCATCAATAGCGACGAAAACTCACTGAAGATCCTTTCTGACCATTGAAAATAAGCAATCCAGAAAAATAATATAAAAGTCCTTGCCCTAAGAAAGCAAGGACTTTTTTTTATATTTACAATAATGTAAATTGATGAACGTGAATTCTGGTATAAAAATTCGACTACTCTTACTTATCTTGACTTTATGCTTTATAGGAACAGCTATCACCATTAAAGAATCTGTTACCAATAAGGAGATACTAGACATTGATACAAAATCACTCAATGACTACATCGCGCAACAAGAAAAAAAAGTCGATCGTATTTTCAATGATTCACTCCTGCTCAAAACATTTAAAAACTACGATCAGTATCCGATAGCAGTTTATCAGGCTTTTGAAAAATTTAAAACCAACGAGAAGGTTTTTCTATTTCTTTTTAAGGACCATGAACCGAAGATGTGGAGCACACATCTATTCGTGCCTATCACAGATCAGGGATTTCCAGAAAAATCCAATTTTATCCAGGATGATAACCGCTCTTACGTTGTTCGAAAAAAAACAATTGGCAATATCAGTATACTCGCTTATATTATTGTAAAAGGCTATACAAATAATAACAACCCCTATTTAAATAGCTCTTTGCGGAGAAACTTCTTCGACTCCAGAAATATTGACATTGCCTCCTATACAGACACGGTCACGATTAAAAA
The DNA window shown above is from Sphingobacterium thalpophilum and carries:
- a CDS encoding succinate dehydrogenase cytochrome b subunit; the encoded protein is MSKSKPVFSSSIGKKLIMSLTGIFLCLFLVVHLVGNLQLFKDDAGLAFNKYAYFMTHFTPIKVVSYLLYASVIVHVIYAITLSMKNKAARPIGHAKYDGQANSKWNSRNMGILGTVILVFLATHMSNFWWKFHNDEVPYIEYRTDLATGQTTARELQASEFHDYQETVENNVQILKARDLYKQVDFAFKNVALVALYVIAMAALAFHLIHGFQSAFQTLGFNHRRYIGIIRAIGVWVFGVLIPIGFAIMPLFFFFK
- a CDS encoding fumarate reductase/succinate dehydrogenase flavoprotein subunit — translated: MLDSKVPAGPLAQKWSNHKFNLKLVNPANKRKFTVIVVGTGLAGASAAASLAELGYNVITFCYQDSPRRAHSIAAQGGINAAKSYQNDGDSVFRLFYDTIKGGDYRSREANVYRLAEVSVNIIDQCVAQGVPFAREYGGLLDNRSFGGAQVSRTFYARGQTGQQLLLGAYSALNRQIKKGKVKSYTRHEMLDLVMIDGHAKGIVTRDLVSGKIETHAAHAVLMCTGGYGNVFFLSTNAMGCNVTAAWRAHKRGAYFANPCYTQIHPTCIPVTGDHQSKLTLMSESLRNDGRVWVPKTQEMAERLRKGEIKANDIKEDDRDYFLERKYPSFGNLVPRDVASRNAKEAVDDGRGVGKTGFAVFLDFKEAIGRLGEDAVRAKYGNLFDMYYQITDENPYKQPMRIYPAVHYTMGGVWVDYNLMTTIPGLYALGECNFSDHGANRLGASALMQGLADGYFVIPYTVGDYLAKLGSFAPVDHTHPAFETTRKEVEDKINKLLSLNGTQTVDDIHKKLGLIMWEYCGMARTAEGLQKAQGLIQELKKEFWTNVRVLGENEELNLSLEKAGRVADFLELGELMVVDALQRAESCGGHFRLESQTEEGEAKRNDDEFAYVSAWEYKGDNVPEELHKEDLVFENVQLTQRSYK
- a CDS encoding succinate dehydrogenase/fumarate reductase iron-sulfur subunit; translation: MAQHMNLTLKVWRQKNDKDKGQFVTYQANNIADDMSFLEMLDIVNEELTRKGEDPVYFDHDCREGICGMCSLVINGRPHGPKEGTTTCQLHMRSFHDGQTIVIEPWRAAAFPVLKDLAVDRTAFDRIQQAGGYVNINTGGVPDANVIPIPKRIADEAFESATCIGCGACVAACKNASAMLFVSAKVSQFALLPQGQTERYERAQAMVDQMDAEGFGNCTNTGACEAECPVGIKLTNIARLNREYLTAKIFRQEEPHV
- a CDS encoding porin family protein; this encodes MKKILPALLLICGSVATAQAQLLPGFEVGVKGGLNFSKLKSDGKYFNSDTKAGYQAGLYGRVGVLGFHIQPEVYLTGKNTTVKAENGESTDVKFTTVDVPVLLGKRFGLGPIGARIQTGPIFSFKVDDKQDKVIDQLNPNNYKKSGTSWAFGVGADISSLRVDLRYEMGLNKINNESQANPKINMWSIGLGYRLFSIL